Below is a genomic region from Medicago truncatula cultivar Jemalong A17 chromosome 3, MtrunA17r5.0-ANR, whole genome shotgun sequence.
attaaaattttgtgtcaaaaaaagatatatattaaagttttgtttggtaaaataGCATATAACTGATATGTTAGCTAATAACTTATATGAGATGGTTCCCAAAAAAgacttaatatttaattaatatttaagtatttaaaatttagtaatttaaatcaattaatttaatatttatttttatatttactcaacaaaaagaaatattatttaattaaaaccaccaatattattattatttttaaaggaaAGGTATCAATATTATATACTCTTGAAGTCTTGcgcataaaattaatttcttaactctaaacaaaaaaatatgttctTAAAACTCGTATTGGCAGGATTAAATAACGAAAAAAAGTTGTTGGATCATTATTATTAAGATATTCTGGttcattaaacaaaatatatataagccTGTAAAAAGGAAGTCAAGCAATATCTATATATAATAAAGTAATAAACAAATGGTTAGCAAAATTTATAAAGTACATCTTCCTATTTCCTATGCTCTTcctaattaatgattttaaacAAGCCATCGTACATGTTACACACATCAATTAACAAATGAAatccaaaatttatattttttaatcgtATGAATCTAACATCtaaaatttatgataaaaaaaattaaacaaatgacaccttaaattaacaaaataaattattataatgttGAAACTTACATTGGAGCCTACATTGAGTAATATCGTCGCATAAGCctaagaaaaacaacaaaaataagatgGACACCACATCTTCAATCAAAATCATTAGAACATATATATGAGTCATCTCACTTTATGTTGTTCAACATCTACCATTTCATCAATTATAGAACTTGAACTCATatttgacacattaacatctctccCTCTAAGTGTGTGACTCTCGACGTATGTAATTATGTGGCATAGCTAAACAAGGTCAAACAAAGGCACGACAAGTTCAAACGGTGAGTTGGTGATAATTTAATAGAGGGggatttatgttgttttctttcatgagaagagagaaaggaaattagaaaataaaataaaaggaaccATAGACTTTTTGCTGACAAAGCCAATACGACGGTGCAACTATTGAAAAAGGTTAAGATGTATTCTCTTgggtggttgaaagctaaaaatatatgttttctttttggtcATCATATGTGGTGGCAACATCCCCTTGTTTGTTTGGAGATTGActgatgttttatttttcatttatagcCACACTATTCAGGACTGTTTGATGtaactttgttttgcttctttagcactccttgtgctagggagcaaaactattttttgttaatatatatctcattttgccatgtttaaaaaaatgaaaaagaaatttgatattGAGAGAATGATActcgtaaaaaaaatagaatgatgTATTTTGTctatgaggtttttttttttggcaaatctATGAGGTTATAAGGAATGAAGTGAGTTGCTCGTAATTCTATGAGTTTAATGAAAGAgttgaagtttttttaatttaccaaaaagttatattcaattaaaaaaagtcaaaacatttaaacatgtctaataaacatgtattttgtcaactcaACATAACAAATCATAGTTTTTCTATGGCTAAATCTCACCAAAGATCAAAAgtgaaggaatttaaaataGGGTAATGCTTGTTATAGTGACAAAGTGAATAGCAATTATATCCCAAACAGTttattgtgttgtgttgttacTGTAGCAAAACCTTTCTTTTTCCATCCCACCACCCATTTATTCCACTAAATGAAAATAGTATGGTCAACATGTTTCTTGAAGTTCTGGGGACTctttaaaataatagaaattgattaaaaaaattaagaaagtgaACGACATccaaaaacttaaatttaatataaaaatgaaacaaatgacatccaaaaactaacaaaacaattCATCATAATGTTTAGAGTTGTCGGAGAGCCTACAATGAGTTAGATCATCACATTAAGCTAAAAGCAACCACGCACAAGGGAGATTGTCAACACATCTTCACTCAAAATCTTAAGTCATTAGATACGTTGTTCATCTcatttatatgtttttcaacATTTACTTTTGCTTCCGACGTGGAACTTTAACTTACAAGtgacacattaacatatctCCCTTAAGTGTCAGACTCTCAACATGTGTGATATGATAACATAGGCAAAAAAAGCCATATGAGGgcataaaatggtaaaaaaatgtGGGTTGATGGTGGTTTCATAGAGAGAGGTTTATGTTTCTTACTTtcatgagaagagagaaagaatgaaaaagaaatttgaacatgAGATAATGATAGGTAGTGCAATGTTAGTGATGATTTTATTGGTTAGTTGAAGGAGTTGTAGATTAATGAGCAATTATTTCACCAAAAACATATGCTCAATTAAAATTATGTCAGATCATTTTAAGTTGTAACTTTGTCAACTCAGCATaacacatttatatattttttttttattgtttgatcCCACCAAAGAAAAGTGAAGGTATTTGAAATAATAgaggttgaaaaaaaaattgcatcaaGCGTCCATAAGTCCTAACTCGATTggcaaaaatatcaaaattgcaaGATTGGATGCCGTCACCAGGGTTCAAACCTTGACTCTTCCACTTGAGTGTGAGTTTTCGATGACAATTGTAATTtcatctatctaaaaaaaataaattgtataaagcaaatgacatttaaaaacttatatttaataataataaaaaaaaatcaagaatatGTCATCCAAAAAATAGCAAAACAATTCATCATAATGTTGAGAGTTACGAGGGAGTAGCAAGTGATATTGACATCACATCTTTACTAAAAACTTTAATACATTAGTTATATTGGTCATCTCATTTATATGTTTCTCAATATCTACTTTTTCATCCAACGTATAAGTTTAAATCACACATAACACATTAACATATCTCTTTTAAGTGTAAGATTCACCGTGTCTATGATCTGGTGAGATAAACAAACAAGGTCAAAAGTacaacatggtaaaaaaaatgtggGTTGGCGGTTGTTTCATTTATGGATGtctttgttcttttcttttatgagaagagagaaagtaaattggcaaaagaaagaagatgaaaaaaattaaatttaaacacGAGAGAATAGTTATAAGCTTTAAACACGAGAGAATAAGTTATAAGTTAgtgaaataaacaataaatctTTGATGAAATTACTGTTACAATCGGGTCATTGTGTGTCGAATGACACTTATGAGTTATAAACTAATTTATTGGTCTTACAAAATAgactataaaattttccaagtTAGTCAAAGGACAACTcatccctccctccctccctccccctctctctatctctctctcattgtctaattataattataaatttataatatatagttaaatagagACCTCAATCGCGTGCACATGTAAATATAGCATCGTATGGTCTAAACTTGTAATAAACATGTCCTGTTTCACACCTGTTACAAAAATATCAACAACCTTGCCAACTATTTACTTAAATGATCATGTTTAAAATTTAGTTGCCTAGCTATTTATTTAACTTGACAGTTACACCAAAGCACTCGTTCTTGACTATAACGAAAACTATTCACGGTCATCGACAATATAAAATCAACCACAACATAAAGCAAAAATAGTCATTAATCTCCTCCAActtgttattttctttctttctttctttcttttctctccattgaattgttttgttttcatttcaATTCTTGTGGATTAAGTCATACAAAAATGAGCATAAATTCAAATGATACTTTGTTCTACGAAATTAAAAGATTGAATGAAACTGtatacaaaatttgttttgagGCTCCACCCCATATTGTTTCAGATGGTTTATGGAGTGGTCACGAAAATGAAAGGAGACCAATGAAATCTTTTTTGACCTTGTTTGAGTTACAATTGGTTATCATTTTTGCACTCACACAAATATGCAGTTTCCTTCTCAAACCTTTGAGACTCCCTAAATTCCTTTCACAAATGATTGTAAGTATATCCAATTTacatactttttaaaaaataatttttttaatgcatgtTTAGATTCTCGATGAGTTTAAATTGTAAACCATCCTAATTTTGAAAAAGCAACATTTTggaacttcaacaaaaaaaaaaacatcatgaTTCTAAACATTCATGTGAATAAATCATAGTTAttagaaaaaagttaaattgcatacaaaaaatagattttgtttctaatttcatttcttccatctataattttcatttgaaattcaTTACACCATTTGTCCCACAATAATCAATCTatttgaccatttcacacaaatgaagaaaattatataaataaaagagataaagtAATACTTTTACTAAATTACCATTATTAAGTATTgttatatttatcattattataaatgcGAAGTGAAGTATATTGAATTGAGTGAAAtgcatttaatattaattagagtaaaatttaaaaatatataattaatatctccttcaaaatcaaaagtgatcgtCATTTTCAAACATTTGTTTATACAATAGTATTTTCTAGAGAGATGGAATTAAACACATTATTCATTCCATTTGCAGGCTGGGTTGATTCTAGGTATCTCATTTGAGCTAAAACCATTGGACACATACATGAACAAGTTTTTTCCATATGGAACTCATGACGTAATTTCAACAATTTCATCATTAGGAATGGTGCTCTTTGTTTTCATAAACGGTGTACAAATGGATTTCAGCTTGATAACAAGGACAGGAAAGAGAGCATGGATAATTTCAATAATTGGATTATTTGTACCATTATGTGTTGGTTTTATACCACTACTAACATTGCCTGGAAGAATCGAAGCAATTCATAAAATGCATGGTGATGGAATCGCAGTGACAGTGTTAACACACAGTCTAAGTCAATTTGCAACAATTGCTTCACTACTAAGTGaacttcaaattcaaaactCTGAGCTTGGTAGATTGTCTTTATCCTCGGCTTTGGTCAGTGACATATTGGTCACAGTTATTTCAACCAATATTGTTGCTCTTAAGACTAGTCCTAATTCTACGGCACTCTTAAGAAATATATTCttacttttcatattttttgtattaattcCATTGGTATGTAGACCAATAATGTTTTGGATCATCAAACATACACCAGAAGGAAGACCTGTGAAAGATAGTTACATTTATGTTATCATTTCAACGGTTTTTCTTCTTGGTATTTTTTCAGTTAAGATTAATCAAGAATTTGTCTTAGGAGCCTTCATTTTGGGACTGTCTGTTCCTGAAGGAGCTCCTTTAGGATCTACATTGGTTAAGAAGCTTCAGTTCTTTGGTACAACATTCTTTTTGCCTATCTTTGTAACTACTTGTGTGTTGAAAGCTGATTTTTCAATGGATTTGACATCATATATTATGGTGTCTAATGGTTTAGTGGTCCTAGCAATTCACATGGTCAAAATGACAGCATGTTTTATAACTGCTCTTTGTTGCAAGATGCCTGTCACTGATGCTTTCTGTATTTCCCTCATTTTGAACACTAAAGGTGTGGTGGAAGTTGGCATCTACAATTCTGCATTTGACGATCAAGTACtgcatttaactttttttaggtttaaatatgtttctATAGACTTTCAATCAATCTTGCTACTCCTTGAACTGTCATTAACTCTCTTATTTTTACGATAACTGAGAGACTAACTTGATGGTTTTATCATAGTGTAAGGATGGATTATCATTCTTATTCAAATATGATGTATGTATGCAGGTTATTAATAGGAAAACATATGGAGTGATGATGATAAGTATAATGATTATTGCAACCATAGTGCATTGGTCACTGAAGTTATTATATGATCCATCGAGAAAATATGCTGGATACCAAAAAAGGAACATGattagcttaaaaaaaaactcagagctgAGAATACTCGTAACACTTCAAAAACAGAACCATATTTCAGCAACAACAGATTTCATAGACTTATGTTGTCCAACACAAGAGAAACCAATCACAATTGATGTTCTTCATGTAATTGAGCTTGTTGGAAGAGCCTTACCTCTTTTCATTCCTCATTGCCTTCAAAGACAAgcatcaggatcgacttcataTAAATCATACTCAGACGATTTTATCCTTGCTTTTGATATCTACGAGCACAATAATCAAAATGCAGTATCAATAAACACTTACACGGCAATATCTCCACCAAATCTCATGTTTGAAGATGTTTGTAATCTTGCATTAGACAAAGTTGCAACCATTATAATTCTTCCATTTCATATAACATGGTCAAGTGATGGTGTAGTTGAATCTAATGACAAGAAAGTACTAAGAGCATTGAACCGCAAAGTACTTGAAATTGCTCCATGTTCCGTTGGAATACTTGTAACCCGTGCTAATTCAATACCGAAACCAACATCAGAATATTCTAATACTCGATTAGCCATCATATATTTAGGCGGAAATGACGATGATGAAGAGGTCTTATGTTTAGCAAAAAGAGCAATGAATAATCATAGGATCAACCTGGTTGTTTATCGTCTTGTTGCTAAGGAGAACATTGAAGAATTGGAGGAGTTAATGGTAATTGGAGATgaaatgttggaagaattgAGACATGCTGAAAATGTGAAGTATGAAGAAGTTTTCACTGAGAATGGATCAGAAACGGCATCTTTTCTACGTGAGATAATGAAtgaacatgatttttttatagttgGGAGAAGACATGAAACTCAATCTCCTCAAACAGATGGATTGGCAGAATGGAGTGAATTTCCAGAACTTGGAGCTATTGGTGATTTTCTTGCTTCACCCGATCTTAATAGTAGTGCATCTGTTTTGGTTGTTCAACAACAACTCTCATGTTCGAATGACCTCAAAGGGTGGGTTTTGTAGTTAGAAGCACACTCGATGGACAGTcagaaaaaaactacaaatttttgcaataaaatttatgtatgGCCTGCTAAAGAGGAATCCAAAATAacaattttgaagattttaattgagtttgcatacgttttttttatagtaatGTGTATGAGAATAAATGATGattgaaatgaaagaaattagtTGCATGGAACAAAGAAATGTATATAGAAGAGAACAAATACAAAttcattctctctttttttgttacaaaatacaAATTCATTCTACTTATTGAGAAAAACGTGCAACACAATTTTGTTCCTCAAGTAAAATAAACGTCTACAAATATTCTATATCATTATTACAAAACCAGAACACATTACTCCCTTCATCAGGAAAATTTAAAAGGATGAtcatttcttttcttaactTTCCAGCCAAAGAAATAATGAGGTAATAAATTCTTGACTCTATTTGATTATACAAGCTAGAGGATGtcacaattttcataatttttttgatacataaaacaaattgttaaataaataaatgataaatcaattaaattattaaaatgacttgtataaaatattgttgCGTTACAAAATCAATCTTTATCTAGGTATCAACGTATCGATTCATATTTTATGGGTATCAAATGTATCTTAAGGCAACTCAGATCTCAATTTTTACACCACTGATTCGATTCAAGGGTTTGGTAATTTGAATCATTAGCgcaatttctattttattttgagccAAAATTGTTCCTATCcttctcttatatatatatatatatatatatatatatatatatatatatatgggcgTGTGAAATTTCATTTTGGGAGTTGTATGCGTAGCAGAAGAAAATGGTAAATTTCTCAAACTTTTATGTACGAGTAGTGAGACTATtgcaaaacacacacacacacacacacacatatatatatatatatatatatatatatatatatatatatatatattaaacttTTATTTCTAGCATCTAGCAATTCATGTTTGATACAAACATATGGTCCCTTTACTTCAAGTATCTATTACCACGCCGTGtcataatattttctttgaaaaaaagaaaaaaaaactatgcaatattattatttttagtatgtttagaaagaaaatgttaggCTTGAAATGATGATCTTGtttcaacaaaaagaaatatttaaatGATCAAGTAACGGTGCGTGTTTCTTTTTTCTCAAGAATGGATAAATCTAAAGCAAAATTATAAGATGTGTTCTCCTTCTTCTTTCGTGACAAAAATAAGTTACAATTATTATTAGTATCTTCTATCTTCTATACTACATTGcaatttaaatttagtttttcttaAACAAGTATGGTGATGATATGGAATCATCTCTATTAACTAAATTTGAGTTAACCTCATGCAAACAATGTGATGATcttatatcatatttaatttctcATCCTTAATTTATAtcttttaataattaaacatcaAATTTATTAGTTTTCATCCACTATATCAATttttatgtgtaaaaaaaaCCACTATCTTAATTTAATGCCAAATATTCACACAATTATAGGTTTATAAAACTTAACAACTTTTCTCTTAAAAAGAATAACAAGTTTTCTCCACGAAGATTTAGCAACTTTATAGAATATTTTTACGGAGGAATTGTGTTTAATTAATTGCTTTAAATTTATCAAATGCAAAAACTATGactacaaatatataaaaatatattaacactTGTGCGTGGATGTGCAGGTCATGATCTAgtactcattcaaattttcaaaagtttgtAAAACCACGctttcaaatattttcataGGGGATAATTTATCCCCGCTTCCTCTCCCTCGTGCTTATTGCTACATTCGTCATATCGACTAGCACATGTAACATTTTggtgattatattaaaaaacaattacattTTATCTAACATTGTTTTGCTCTATTTTAAGAACGTTATATGCTAGTTTATTGATCTTAAAAGAAGTTTTCCAAATTCGTCAAATTAATCAAAGGACAAATCATTCCTTTATTCCCCCCTCTCTCTCATtgtctaataataataatatatagttaaatagagACCTCAGTCAATTGCATTGTATGGTCTAAACTTGTTATAAACATGTTATGTTTCACAGTTGTTACAAAAATGTCAACAACCTTTCCAACATAATTACTTAAACGATCATGCTTAAAATTTAGATGCTTAGCTATTTACCTTGTCAGTTACACCGATGCACTCGTTCATAACTATAATGAAAATTATTCATGCTCATGGACAAAATAAAATCAGCCACAACATAAAGCAAATAGACAATAATCtctattttgttattttctttccattctCTCTCCATTGAATTGTTTTGTTCTAATTTCAATTCTTGTGGAATAAGTCATACAAAAATGAGCATAAATTCAAATGATACTTTGTTCTACGAAATTAAAAGATTGAATGAAGCAggttacaaaatttatttagagGCTCCACCCCATATTGTTTCAGATGGTTTATGGGGTGGCCATGAAAATGGAAGGAGACCAATGAAATCTTTCTTGACCTTGTTTGAGTTACAATTGGTTATCATTTTTGCACTCACGCAAATATGTCGTTTTCTTCTCAAATCTTTGAGACTCCCTCAATTTCTTTCACAAATGATTGTAAGTATATCCAATTGACATGATTTTcaaaaagaataatttctttagTGCATGTTTAGATTCACGGTGAATCTATCAAAATCATCGTGAACCATCctaattttgcaaaaataatattttggaacTTCAACAAATAAACCCATCATGATTCAACATTCATGTGGATAAATCGTAGTTAttagataaagttaaattgcAT
It encodes:
- the LOC11420455 gene encoding cation/H(+) antiporter 4, producing MNKFFPYGTHDVISTISSLGMVLFVFINGVQMDFSLITRTGKRAWIISIIGLFVPLCVGFIPLLTLPGRIEAIHKMHGDGIAVTVLTHSLSQFATIASLLSELQIQNSELGRLSLSSALVSDILVTVISTNIVALKTSPNSTALLRNIFLLFIFFVLIPLVCRPIMFWIIKHTPEGRPVKDSYIYVIISTVFLLGIFSVKINQEFVLGAFILGLSVPEGAPLGSTLVKKLQFFGTTFFLPIFVTTCVLKADFSMDLTSYIMVSNGLVVLAIHMVKMTACFITALCCKMPVTDAFCISLILNTKGVVEVGIYNSAFDDQVINRKTYGVMMISIMIIATIVHWSLKLLYDPSRKYAGYQKRNMISLKKNSELRILVTLQKQNHISATTDFIDLCCPTQEKPITIDVLHVIELVGRALPLFIPHCLQRQASGSTSYKSYSDDFILAFDIYEHNNQNAVSINTYTAISPPNLMFEDVCNLALDKVATIIILPFHITWSSDGVVESNDKKVLRALNRKVLEIAPCSVGILVTRANSIPKPTSEYSNTRLAIIYLGGNDDDEEVLCLAKRAMNNHRINLVVYRLVAKENIEELEELMVIGDEMLEELRHAENVKYEEVFTENGSETASFLREIMNEHDFFIVGRRHETQSPQTDGLAEWSEFPELGAIGDFLASPDLNSSASVLVVQQQLSCSNDLKGWVL